From one Butyricimonas faecihominis genomic stretch:
- a CDS encoding lysine 5,6-aminomutase subunit alpha produces the protein MQNSKLGLDFTKVAHAKDVARKIADDVQKFVEQYSTVAVERTLCRLLGIDGVDANTVPLPNVLVDEIKDKGVLGEGILFFLGNAIVETGMNPQQIAEKVAEGELDITTLPVHPTDKIKAALKPHVDASIKRISDRRAKKENYLNTIGEGPKPYLYVIVATGNIYEDVVQAQAAARQGADIIAVIRTTGQSLLDYVPYGATTEGFGGTFATQENFRIMRKALDEVSEEVGRYIRLCNYCSGLCMPEIAAMGALEGLDVMLNDALYGILFRDINMQRTLVDQFMSRVINGFAGVIINTGEDNYLTTADAVEQAHTVLASDLINEQLALIAGLKEEQMGLGHAFEMDPSLENGFLLELSQAQMTREIFPKATLKYMPPTKFMTGNIFRGHIQDALFNMIGIWTSQGIQLLGMPTEAIHTPFMSDRYLSIENAKYIFGNMKNIGDEVEFKKDGIIQNRAKEVLNNAIALLENIEREGLFTALEKGIFGDVKRPKNGGKGLDGVAAKGANYYNPFIELMLKGN, from the coding sequence ATGCAGAACAGTAAACTAGGGCTTGATTTCACCAAAGTGGCACACGCAAAGGACGTGGCCCGGAAGATAGCCGACGATGTACAAAAATTCGTGGAACAATACTCTACCGTTGCCGTTGAGCGTACGTTATGCCGTTTGCTCGGTATTGACGGGGTTGACGCTAACACCGTGCCCCTACCCAACGTGCTGGTAGACGAGATCAAAGACAAAGGCGTGTTAGGTGAAGGAATTCTATTCTTCCTCGGAAACGCAATCGTGGAAACCGGTATGAACCCGCAACAAATAGCAGAGAAGGTTGCAGAGGGAGAACTGGACATTACCACGCTCCCCGTTCACCCGACAGACAAGATTAAAGCCGCACTTAAACCGCACGTTGACGCAAGTATCAAACGGATCAGTGATCGCCGTGCCAAGAAGGAAAACTACTTGAACACGATCGGAGAAGGCCCGAAACCCTACCTCTACGTGATCGTGGCTACCGGAAACATCTACGAAGACGTGGTACAGGCACAGGCTGCCGCACGTCAGGGGGCTGACATCATTGCCGTAATCCGTACAACAGGGCAGAGTTTGTTGGATTACGTGCCTTATGGAGCTACCACGGAAGGATTCGGGGGAACCTTCGCTACACAAGAAAACTTCCGCATCATGCGTAAGGCTTTGGATGAAGTAAGCGAAGAAGTAGGCCGTTACATCCGCTTATGTAACTATTGTTCAGGTTTATGTATGCCGGAAATTGCGGCTATGGGAGCGCTGGAAGGCTTGGATGTGATGTTGAACGACGCTCTTTACGGGATCCTATTCCGGGATATCAATATGCAGCGTACACTGGTTGACCAGTTCATGTCAAGGGTAATCAACGGATTCGCCGGGGTGATCATCAATACCGGAGAGGACAACTACCTAACCACCGCTGATGCCGTGGAACAGGCACACACCGTACTGGCATCCGACTTGATCAACGAGCAATTAGCCTTGATCGCCGGATTGAAAGAAGAACAAATGGGATTAGGACACGCTTTCGAAATGGACCCGTCTCTTGAAAACGGATTCTTACTGGAATTGTCTCAGGCTCAAATGACCCGTGAGATTTTCCCGAAAGCCACTTTAAAATATATGCCTCCGACCAAATTCATGACGGGAAATATTTTCCGCGGACACATTCAGGATGCACTTTTCAACATGATCGGAATCTGGACTTCACAAGGAATCCAATTATTGGGTATGCCAACGGAAGCTATCCACACGCCGTTCATGTCCGACCGTTACCTTTCTATCGAGAACGCCAAGTATATCTTCGGTAACATGAAGAATATCGGTGACGAGGTAGAGTTCAAAAAGGACGGTATCATCCAGAATCGTGCCAAGGAAGTATTGAACAACGCTATCGCATTACTTGAAAACATTGAACGTGAAGGTCTTTTCACCGCTTTGGAAAAAGGAATCTTCGGTGACGTGAAACGTCCGAAGAATGGTGGTAAAGGACTTGACGGAGTTGCAGCCAAAGGCGCCAACTACTATAACCCGTTTATCGAGTTAATGCTGAAAGGCAATTGA
- a CDS encoding OAM dimerization domain-containing protein, with product MSGGLYSTEKNDFDQTLDLKKIKPYGDTMNDGKTQLSFTLPVPAGDEAIEAAKQLLKKMGFENPQVVFHKELTEGYTFFNCYGSCTHTVDFTSIHVPKVEGTKWDMHETDEFIRENIGRPLVVVGASTGTDAHTVGIDAIMNMKGFAGHYGLERYDMIEAHNLGSQVPNEEFIAKAIELKADALLVSQTVTQKDVHIKNLIELVEMLEAEGLRDKVILACGGPRISHELAKELGYDAGFGMNTYADDVASFVAQEFVRRKNK from the coding sequence ATGAGTGGAGGATTATATTCTACCGAAAAAAATGATTTCGACCAGACGCTGGATCTGAAAAAAATAAAACCTTACGGGGACACGATGAACGACGGGAAAACTCAGTTGAGTTTCACGTTGCCCGTACCTGCCGGGGATGAGGCTATCGAAGCCGCAAAACAATTGTTGAAAAAAATGGGTTTCGAGAACCCGCAAGTGGTATTCCATAAAGAGTTGACCGAAGGCTACACCTTCTTCAACTGTTACGGTAGCTGCACGCACACCGTGGACTTCACGAGTATTCATGTTCCGAAAGTAGAAGGAACGAAATGGGATATGCACGAAACGGACGAGTTCATCCGTGAAAATATCGGACGTCCTTTAGTTGTTGTGGGAGCAAGTACCGGAACCGACGCTCACACCGTGGGAATCGACGCCATCATGAACATGAAAGGATTTGCCGGACACTACGGACTGGAACGTTACGACATGATCGAGGCTCACAACTTGGGAAGCCAAGTTCCCAATGAAGAGTTTATTGCCAAAGCTATCGAGCTGAAAGCCGACGCTCTTCTGGTATCCCAGACCGTTACCCAAAAAGATGTTCACATCAAGAACTTGATCGAACTCGTGGAAATGCTGGAGGCAGAAGGCTTGCGAGATAAAGTAATCTTAGCTTGCGGTGGTCCTCGTATCTCACACGAATTGGCAAAAGAGCTGGGTTACGATGCAGGTTTCGGCATGAACACCTATGCGGATGACGTGGCGTCATTTGTTGCACAAGAATTTGTTAGAAGAAAAAATAAATAG
- a CDS encoding 3-oxoacid CoA-transferase subunit B: protein MDKDQVREVIAKRVALELKDGDVVNLGIGLPTMVPNYLPKNVHVILQSENGLLGMGPKPEEGKENPELTDAGGGYITAIEGACSFDSATSFGLIRGGHVDVTILGALQVDEKGNLANWIIPGKKAPGMGGAMDLLVGAKKVILAMEHTAKGNHKILKECTLPLTAAGEVDMIITEMGVMNITPAGIELVELNPEFTLDDIKAATGCELIISKNLKAMPQ, encoded by the coding sequence ATGGATAAAGATCAAGTAAGAGAAGTTATCGCAAAACGGGTAGCTCTCGAATTAAAAGACGGCGACGTGGTAAACTTGGGAATCGGACTGCCAACGATGGTACCGAACTACTTGCCCAAAAACGTACACGTGATCCTACAATCCGAAAACGGATTATTAGGTATGGGTCCGAAACCGGAAGAAGGTAAAGAAAATCCGGAATTGACGGATGCCGGTGGTGGCTACATCACGGCGATCGAAGGCGCCTGCAGCTTTGACAGCGCAACCTCTTTCGGACTTATCCGCGGTGGACACGTGGATGTCACCATTCTTGGTGCTTTACAGGTAGACGAGAAAGGAAACTTGGCAAACTGGATCATCCCCGGTAAAAAAGCCCCGGGCATGGGTGGAGCCATGGACCTTTTAGTAGGTGCTAAAAAAGTGATCCTTGCCATGGAACACACGGCAAAAGGGAATCACAAGATTTTGAAAGAATGCACACTGCCGTTAACCGCTGCCGGGGAAGTTGACATGATTATCACCGAAATGGGTGTTATGAACATTACCCCTGCCGGAATCGAACTGGTAGAATTAAACCCTGAATTTACTTTAGATGACATCAAAGCAGCTACAGGCTGTGAATTAATAATTTCCAAAAACTTAAAAGCAATGCCTCAATGA
- a CDS encoding acetyl-CoA C-acetyltransferase, with protein sequence MTKTYIVAAKRTAIGKFLGTTLSMTAADLGAAVIKNIIAETGVNPANIDEVIVGNVLSAGQGQGVARQASIKGGIPQEVPAYGINMICGSGMKAVLNGVTAIKSGLANLIIAGGTESMSNAGYILPARVRDGHKMGDVTVVDHMVYDGLTDAFEGYHMGITAENIAEKYAISREEQDEFAIESQQRAIAAIDNGKFKSEIVPIEYKVKKETHVFDTDEFPNRTTSLEKLSTLRPAFKKEGSVTAGNASGINDGASFVLIASEEAVKQYNLTPLCEIIGVGQGGVDPAIMGMGPVPAIANALKNAEIKLSDIDVIELNEAFAAQSLGVIHELMAQHGVTREWINERTNINGGAIALGHPIGASGNRIVVSLVHEMINNEAKLGLASLCIGGGMGTALILKKC encoded by the coding sequence ATGACAAAAACCTATATCGTAGCAGCAAAAAGAACAGCGATCGGCAAATTTTTAGGAACAACTCTTTCAATGACAGCAGCAGACTTGGGTGCCGCCGTAATAAAAAACATTATCGCGGAAACCGGAGTCAATCCCGCCAATATTGATGAAGTGATCGTCGGCAACGTACTATCCGCCGGACAGGGGCAAGGTGTAGCCCGTCAGGCATCCATCAAAGGGGGGATCCCACAAGAAGTTCCGGCTTACGGAATCAACATGATATGCGGGAGCGGTATGAAAGCCGTGCTCAATGGTGTAACCGCTATCAAATCGGGGCTAGCGAACCTGATCATTGCAGGAGGAACCGAATCCATGTCCAATGCGGGCTATATCCTCCCGGCACGTGTACGTGACGGGCACAAGATGGGCGACGTGACAGTAGTGGACCACATGGTGTATGATGGTCTGACGGACGCCTTCGAAGGATACCACATGGGCATAACGGCTGAAAACATCGCGGAAAAATACGCGATCAGCCGGGAAGAACAGGATGAATTTGCAATCGAATCGCAACAACGTGCTATTGCGGCTATCGATAATGGTAAATTCAAGTCAGAAATCGTGCCTATAGAGTACAAGGTGAAGAAAGAGACTCACGTGTTCGACACGGATGAATTCCCGAACCGGACGACCTCCCTAGAGAAATTATCGACCTTACGTCCCGCTTTCAAAAAAGAGGGTTCCGTCACGGCCGGTAACGCTTCGGGAATCAACGACGGGGCATCATTCGTACTGATCGCATCGGAAGAAGCTGTAAAACAATACAACTTAACCCCTCTATGCGAGATCATTGGTGTCGGACAAGGCGGTGTGGACCCAGCCATCATGGGTATGGGCCCCGTGCCAGCCATTGCCAACGCACTCAAGAACGCCGAAATCAAACTATCCGACATCGACGTGATCGAGTTAAACGAGGCTTTCGCGGCACAATCACTGGGAGTCATTCACGAACTCATGGCACAACACGGCGTTACGAGAGAATGGATAAATGAACGTACGAACATCAACGGTGGTGCAATTGCACTGGGACATCCCATCGGGGCCTCAGGAAACCGCATCGTTGTATCATTAGTACATGAAATGATAAACAATGAAGCAAAATTAGGTCTTGCATCCCTCTGTATCGGAGGGGGCATGGGGACGGCCTTAATTCTGAAGAAATGTTGA
- a CDS encoding acyl-CoA dehydrogenase, producing MDFSLSKQDQLFLQMIREFAEKEVKPLAAEVDESERFPMETVQKMAKLGIMGIPFPVEYGGAGGNNILYTMAVEELSRVCATTGVIVSAHTSLCCAPIMEHGTPEQKAKYLPKLTSGEWIGAFGLTEPNAGTDASAQQTFAVKEGDHYVLNGSKIFITNAGYAHVYIIMAMTDKSKGTKGISAFIVEKDFPGFSIGKKEKKMGIRGSATCELIMENCIVPAENLLGQEGKGFGIAMKTLDGGRIGIASQALGIAQGAMDETVKYVKERKQFGKSLGQFQNTQFQLADLQTKVEASRLLVRQAAYKKDQKVPYSADAAMAKLFAAETAMEVTTKAVQFHGGYGYTREYPVERMMRDAKITEIYEGTSEVQRMVIAANLLK from the coding sequence ATGGATTTCAGTCTATCAAAACAAGACCAACTCTTCTTACAAATGATAAGAGAGTTTGCAGAGAAAGAGGTAAAACCTCTGGCGGCGGAAGTGGACGAATCAGAAAGATTCCCGATGGAAACCGTTCAAAAAATGGCAAAACTTGGTATTATGGGTATCCCATTCCCGGTTGAATACGGCGGTGCCGGTGGTAACAACATCCTTTACACGATGGCGGTAGAGGAGTTATCCCGTGTATGTGCCACGACCGGAGTAATCGTATCCGCACACACCTCTTTGTGTTGTGCGCCGATTATGGAACACGGTACGCCCGAACAAAAAGCCAAGTATCTTCCCAAGTTGACTTCCGGTGAATGGATCGGAGCATTCGGTCTGACAGAACCGAACGCCGGAACAGACGCATCCGCACAACAGACTTTCGCGGTGAAAGAGGGAGATCATTACGTGCTTAACGGATCTAAAATCTTCATCACCAATGCCGGCTATGCACACGTGTATATCATCATGGCGATGACCGATAAATCCAAAGGGACCAAAGGAATTTCCGCCTTTATCGTGGAAAAAGATTTCCCGGGATTCTCTATCGGTAAAAAAGAAAAGAAAATGGGTATCCGCGGTTCAGCTACTTGCGAGCTGATCATGGAAAACTGTATCGTTCCTGCCGAGAACTTACTCGGACAAGAAGGTAAAGGTTTTGGTATTGCCATGAAAACACTTGACGGCGGACGTATCGGAATCGCTTCTCAAGCATTGGGTATCGCCCAAGGAGCCATGGACGAAACCGTGAAATACGTGAAAGAGCGTAAACAATTCGGTAAATCCCTTGGTCAATTCCAAAACACTCAATTCCAATTGGCTGACCTGCAGACCAAAGTGGAAGCATCCCGCTTATTAGTAAGACAAGCTGCCTACAAAAAAGACCAGAAAGTGCCTTATTCCGCAGATGCAGCTATGGCTAAACTATTCGCGGCAGAGACGGCCATGGAAGTAACGACCAAAGCCGTACAGTTCCACGGAGGATATGGATATACCCGTGAATATCCCGTTGAAAGAATGATGAGAGATGCCAAGATTACTGAAATCTACGAGGGTACGTCAGAAGTTCAGAGAATGGTGATTGCAGCAAATTTATTAAAGTAA
- a CDS encoding electron transfer flavoprotein subunit beta/FixA family protein produces the protein MKIVVCIKQVPDTTEIKLDPVTGTLIRDGVPSIMNPDDKGGLEFALQLKDQYGAHVTVITMGPPQAEAILREAYAMGVDRAILLSDRKFGGADTLATSNTIAAALRSLEFDLVITGRQAIDGDTAQVGPQIAEHLDLPQVTYVESLTFDGNKTFTVKKSMEDGYQMVQVDTPCVFTALASGVKPRYMSVRGIVEAYNHPIETWTYNDITVDDQKIGLNGSPTRVFKSFTKGVKAAGQIYEVDPAEAVDIIISKLKEKFII, from the coding sequence ATGAAGATCGTTGTTTGTATTAAACAAGTTCCGGATACCACGGAAATCAAACTGGACCCCGTTACAGGAACCCTTATCAGAGACGGTGTACCCAGTATTATGAATCCCGATGACAAGGGAGGACTTGAATTTGCCCTTCAATTAAAAGATCAATATGGAGCACACGTGACCGTGATCACCATGGGACCGCCTCAGGCAGAAGCTATCCTAAGAGAGGCATACGCCATGGGAGTGGATCGTGCCATCCTGTTAAGCGACCGCAAATTCGGTGGAGCCGATACATTGGCCACTTCTAATACTATTGCCGCAGCCTTGAGATCTCTGGAATTCGACTTAGTGATCACCGGACGTCAGGCTATCGACGGGGATACCGCACAGGTTGGCCCGCAGATCGCCGAACATCTGGATTTACCGCAAGTGACTTACGTGGAAAGCTTGACTTTTGACGGGAACAAGACTTTCACGGTGAAGAAATCCATGGAAGACGGTTACCAGATGGTACAAGTAGACACTCCTTGCGTGTTCACCGCATTGGCATCCGGAGTAAAACCCCGTTACATGTCTGTAAGAGGAATCGTTGAGGCTTACAACCACCCCATCGAAACATGGACCTACAACGACATCACCGTGGATGATCAGAAGATCGGATTGAACGGATCACCGACCCGTGTATTCAAATCATTCACCAAGGGTGTAAAAGCTGCCGGACAAATCTACGAAGTAGACCCTGCAGAAGCTGTAGACATTATTATCAGCAAATTGAAAGAAAAATTTATTATCTAA
- a CDS encoding electron transfer flavoprotein subunit alpha/FixB family protein: protein MDKAQYKNVYVFVEQREGVIQNVGLELLGKARELADALNEKVYAMLLGHDLTTQAQECIAYGADTVLRVDAPELATYVTEPYAQAIYQIIRDNKPSIVLIGATTIGRDLGPRLSARVETGLTADCTGLEISEERDLLMTRPAFGGNLMATIICKEHRPQMSTVRPGVMRMGQRDENRKGTIEDVKINFDKSKFRVRVLETVKQTKNLVDITEAHVLISGGRGVGNAEGFDMLRAMANTIGAEVSASRAMVDAGVLGHERQVGQTGKTVRPDLYFAMGISGAIQHLAGMEESEYIIAINKDKFAPIFNVADLGIVGDVRKIVPLLTEKLKR, encoded by the coding sequence ATGGATAAGGCACAATATAAAAACGTTTACGTCTTCGTTGAACAAAGAGAAGGCGTTATCCAAAACGTGGGTCTGGAATTGTTAGGTAAAGCCAGAGAATTAGCTGATGCTTTAAATGAGAAAGTATATGCCATGTTATTGGGACATGACCTGACGACGCAAGCTCAGGAATGTATTGCTTACGGGGCTGACACCGTGTTACGCGTGGATGCTCCGGAATTGGCAACCTACGTTACCGAACCTTACGCACAGGCTATTTACCAGATCATCCGAGACAACAAACCAAGCATCGTGCTGATCGGGGCAACTACCATCGGTCGTGACCTCGGCCCGCGCTTGTCTGCCCGTGTAGAAACCGGATTGACTGCAGACTGTACCGGATTGGAAATTTCCGAAGAACGGGATTTGTTAATGACCCGTCCGGCATTCGGTGGAAACTTGATGGCAACCATCATCTGCAAAGAACACCGTCCTCAAATGTCAACCGTTCGTCCGGGCGTAATGCGCATGGGACAACGTGACGAGAACCGGAAAGGAACTATCGAGGATGTAAAAATCAACTTCGATAAATCTAAATTCCGTGTACGTGTTCTTGAAACAGTCAAACAAACCAAGAACTTGGTTGACATCACCGAAGCTCATGTATTGATCTCCGGAGGTCGTGGAGTGGGTAATGCAGAAGGATTCGATATGTTGCGTGCAATGGCAAACACCATCGGTGCTGAAGTATCCGCATCTCGTGCCATGGTTGATGCCGGAGTATTGGGACACGAACGTCAGGTAGGGCAAACCGGTAAAACCGTACGTCCCGACTTGTACTTCGCCATGGGTATCTCCGGAGCAATCCAGCACTTGGCCGGTATGGAAGAATCCGAATACATCATCGCAATCAACAAAGACAAATTTGCCCCGATCTTCAACGTGGCAGATTTGGGTATCGTGGGCGATGTTCGCAAGATCGTTCCGCTTTTAACTGAAAAGTTGAAAAGATAA
- a CDS encoding N-acetylmuramoyl-L-alanine amidase, with the protein MEVFSSSNSPFSIVNHRLVGGGVIHVVCEKNRRGLGEPDMIILHYTGGTSAMSSAKFLVRPDVKASAHVVIGRDGQVIQLVPFNIEAWHAGKSSYGGRCELNHYSIGIELDNLGQLRLEGGKFVAECGREVPVKEVYTEDSGEMLTYWHDYTDVQMQVLNEVCGLLVDAYPIGDIVGHSDVTSRKVDPGPALRVADWIRYY; encoded by the coding sequence ATGGAGGTATTTTCAAGTTCTAATTCACCATTTTCAATTGTAAACCATCGTTTGGTGGGTGGTGGAGTAATTCATGTCGTGTGTGAGAAGAATAGGCGAGGATTGGGAGAGCCGGATATGATTATTTTACATTACACGGGAGGTACTAGTGCCATGTCTTCGGCAAAATTCTTGGTAAGGCCGGACGTGAAAGCGTCAGCGCACGTGGTGATCGGGCGGGATGGGCAGGTGATACAACTGGTGCCGTTTAATATCGAGGCTTGGCATGCGGGGAAGAGTAGTTACGGGGGAAGGTGCGAGCTGAATCATTATTCAATTGGGATCGAGCTGGATAACCTGGGGCAATTGCGACTGGAAGGGGGAAAGTTCGTGGCGGAGTGTGGTCGGGAAGTTCCCGTGAAGGAGGTGTATACGGAAGATTCGGGTGAAATGCTGACATATTGGCATGATTACACGGACGTGCAGATGCAGGTGTTGAACGAGGTGTGTGGTTTGCTGGTGGATGCTTATCCTATCGGGGACATCGTGGGACATTCTGATGTGACATCGAGGAAGGTGGACCCGGGACCGGCGTTGAGGGTGGCGGACTGGATTCGGTATTATTGA
- a CDS encoding 3TM-type holin has product MKPISGIVNSVSELIGQLTLPAREKKELETGLLKLIQELERELAQARAVTVQEEVRGNWLQRSWRPLVMLTFASVILIGTFTSLPILDETSRFWDLLEIGLGGYVVGRSGEKIMQAFARKPR; this is encoded by the coding sequence ATGAAACCGATAAGTGGAATTGTTAATTCGGTCAGCGAGTTGATTGGTCAATTAACGCTCCCGGCGAGGGAGAAAAAAGAGCTGGAAACCGGGTTGTTGAAATTGATTCAGGAACTGGAACGAGAATTAGCACAGGCGAGAGCGGTCACGGTACAGGAGGAAGTGAGGGGGAATTGGTTGCAACGGTCGTGGCGTCCGCTGGTGATGTTGACATTTGCCAGTGTTATTTTGATCGGGACTTTTACCAGTTTACCGATTCTGGATGAAACTTCCCGGTTCTGGGATTTATTGGAGATCGGGTTGGGCGGGTACGTGGTGGGGAGAAGTGGGGAAAAAATCATGCAGGCATTCGCACGAAAGCCACGCTAA
- a CDS encoding DUF6266 family protein, translated as MALVLNEFGIRGRVGNVVFCKLNGKSYMRSLPDRIDPNTPKQQEVRSRFRVAVRFYKKIKETPLKGILDLSADKICSSGYALFMKKNLKAFRANGKIGDFSQLHFSAGKRQQAYNLQGRMDDQGMVTLDWENDEEAYNFEAADRLNVIVLPSNRSFSPKLLEGVEVLRVAEKAIFPLERGKGVRIHLYCFFESPDGKRFSNSQYIKL; from the coding sequence GTGGCTTTAGTGCTTAATGAATTTGGAATAAGGGGGCGAGTCGGAAATGTCGTTTTCTGCAAGCTGAACGGGAAGTCTTATATGAGGAGTTTGCCCGATAGAATTGACCCTAACACACCGAAACAACAGGAAGTGAGATCCCGTTTCCGGGTGGCCGTGCGTTTTTACAAGAAGATAAAGGAGACTCCCTTGAAGGGTATTTTGGATCTTTCGGCTGACAAGATCTGTAGTAGTGGGTATGCGCTTTTTATGAAAAAGAATTTGAAGGCATTTCGGGCAAACGGAAAGATCGGTGATTTTTCACAATTGCATTTTTCTGCCGGGAAACGACAGCAGGCATATAATCTGCAGGGGAGAATGGATGATCAAGGAATGGTCACGCTAGATTGGGAGAATGACGAGGAGGCGTACAATTTTGAGGCGGCAGATCGTTTGAATGTTATCGTGCTTCCGTCGAATCGTTCATTTAGTCCGAAGTTGTTGGAGGGGGTGGAGGTGTTGCGGGTGGCAGAAAAGGCGATTTTCCCGTTAGAGCGTGGCAAGGGGGTGAGGATACATTTGTATTGTTTTTTCGAGTCCCCGGATGGGAAACGATTCTCGAATTCGCAGTACATTAAATTGTGA
- a CDS encoding DegT/DnrJ/EryC1/StrS family aminotransferase produces MKSRIWLSLAHMSGREQEFIQEAFDTNWVVPLGPNVNAFEKSLRDFLIGDGGLQIENEGMRIVALSAGTAALHLGLILLGVQPGDEVICQSFTFAASANPIAYLEATPVFVDSEKETWNMDPVLLEEAIKERLEKTGKLPKAIIPVHLYGMPGKMDEVMEVANCYGIPVLEDSAEALGSEYKGRKCGTFGEYGVLSFNGNKMITTSGGGALICPNEEKAKRALFYATQAREQAPHYQHEKIGYNYRMSNICAGIGRGQMFVLDEHVTRRRAIHDLYVKLLAGVKGVKVMCQPEGEGFNSNYWLTCITVEPEEAGFTREDVRLALDEENIESRPLWKPMHLQPVFKDAPYYGNGTSERLFEIGLCLPSGPTLTDEDVERVTKVVKQLSDFRF; encoded by the coding sequence ATGAAATCGAGAATATGGCTTTCTTTAGCTCATATGAGCGGGCGAGAGCAGGAATTTATACAAGAGGCGTTTGATACGAACTGGGTGGTTCCCTTGGGGCCAAATGTAAATGCTTTTGAAAAATCTCTTAGAGATTTTTTAATTGGAGATGGAGGGTTGCAAATTGAAAATGAGGGAATGCGAATCGTGGCGTTGAGTGCGGGGACTGCGGCATTACATTTGGGGTTGATATTACTAGGGGTACAACCGGGAGATGAGGTAATTTGCCAGTCGTTCACGTTTGCGGCATCAGCGAACCCGATTGCTTACTTGGAAGCGACTCCGGTTTTTGTGGATAGTGAGAAGGAGACATGGAATATGGACCCGGTGTTGTTGGAGGAGGCGATCAAAGAGCGGTTGGAAAAGACGGGAAAGTTACCGAAGGCGATTATTCCGGTACATTTGTACGGGATGCCAGGGAAAATGGACGAGGTGATGGAGGTGGCGAATTGTTACGGAATCCCCGTGTTAGAGGATTCGGCAGAAGCCTTGGGTTCTGAGTACAAGGGGAGGAAATGTGGAACGTTCGGAGAATACGGGGTACTGTCATTTAATGGTAACAAGATGATCACTACGTCGGGAGGTGGGGCATTGATATGTCCCAATGAGGAGAAAGCGAAACGGGCATTATTTTACGCAACCCAAGCAAGGGAACAAGCCCCGCATTACCAGCACGAGAAGATCGGTTATAATTACCGGATGAGTAATATCTGTGCGGGAATCGGGAGGGGACAGATGTTCGTGCTGGATGAGCACGTTACTCGGAGACGGGCGATTCATGACTTGTACGTGAAGTTACTAGCCGGAGTGAAGGGTGTGAAGGTGATGTGCCAGCCGGAAGGGGAGGGTTTTAACTCGAATTACTGGCTGACGTGTATCACTGTGGAACCGGAAGAGGCGGGTTTCACGAGAGAAGATGTCAGGTTAGCATTGGATGAGGAGAATATAGAGAGTCGGCCGTTGTGGAAGCCGATGCACTTGCAACCCGTGTTCAAAGATGCCCCGTATTACGGAAATGGGACAAGTGAACGTTTGTTCGAGATCGGGTTGTGCTTGCCGTCGGGTCCGACGTTGACAGATGAGGACGTGGAGAGAGTTACGAAAGTTGTGAAACAGCTTTCTGATTTTAGATTTTAA
- a CDS encoding sugar transferase, with protein MFLYRVVKRVFDVLFAVLFLLVFSPIFVITIIVIKIVSPGPVFYKARRVGLHGNVFTCYKFRSMCVDSGEVKLTTLQNDNRIFPFGYFIRKAKIDEMPQVFNILLGQMTIVGPRPEDVANVRNLYHGEYKRILDVKPGLTSPASLYDYTHGEQYEDEKLYETEFLPQKLALELYYVKNRGLLYDMLLILKTAFVIVMTLFGKQYFKKPKELDMIEMSIK; from the coding sequence ATGTTCCTTTATCGTGTTGTAAAGAGAGTATTTGATGTATTATTTGCAGTCTTATTTTTGCTTGTTTTTTCTCCAATTTTTGTAATAACAATAATTGTAATTAAGATTGTTAGCCCGGGGCCAGTTTTTTATAAAGCTAGGAGAGTTGGTCTGCATGGTAATGTATTCACTTGTTATAAATTTCGCTCGATGTGTGTTGATAGTGGTGAGGTGAAACTGACGACCTTACAAAATGATAATAGAATATTTCCTTTTGGTTATTTTATCAGGAAAGCTAAGATAGATGAAATGCCTCAGGTATTTAATATTTTATTAGGACAGATGACGATTGTTGGCCCTCGACCAGAGGATGTCGCAAATGTTAGAAATTTATATCATGGTGAGTATAAGCGAATTTTGGATGTTAAACCAGGACTTACTAGTCCTGCTAGTCTTTATGATTATACTCATGGAGAGCAATATGAAGATGAAAAATTGTATGAAACTGAATTTCTTCCACAAAAGTTGGCATTGGAATTATATTATGTGAAAAATCGAGGTTTGTTATATGATATGCTGCTAATACTGAAAACTGCATTCGTTATTGTTATGACGCTTTTTGGAAAACAATACTTCAAAAAACCTAAAGAGTTGGATATGATTGAAATGAGTATAAAATAA